One Bosea sp. 685 DNA segment encodes these proteins:
- the grpE gene encoding nucleotide exchange factor GrpE — MTQKPAKEEPEIDTATSEELANEAASNAEADLARLESERDDFKDKLLRTLADMENLRRRTEREISDAKAYAVTSFARDMLASADNLRRALESVPEAARTGAEAALAALIEGVELTERDLLKTLERHGVRKIDPQGEKFDPNLHQAMFEAPDAETPKGMVSKVVQSGYKIGERVLRPALVGVSAGAPKPQEPSTPDTSGSTPSGH; from the coding sequence ATGACGCAGAAGCCTGCGAAAGAAGAGCCCGAGATCGACACCGCGACCAGCGAGGAACTGGCCAATGAGGCCGCCTCCAATGCCGAGGCCGATCTCGCCCGGCTGGAATCCGAGCGCGACGACTTCAAGGACAAGCTGCTGCGCACGCTGGCCGACATGGAGAATCTGCGCCGGCGCACCGAGCGCGAGATCTCCGACGCCAAGGCCTATGCGGTGACGAGCTTCGCCCGCGATATGCTGGCCTCGGCCGACAATCTGCGCCGCGCGCTGGAGAGCGTGCCGGAAGCCGCGCGCACTGGGGCCGAAGCGGCACTGGCAGCGCTGATCGAGGGCGTCGAGCTGACCGAGCGCGACCTGCTGAAGACGCTGGAGCGCCACGGCGTGCGCAAGATCGATCCGCAGGGAGAGAAGTTCGATCCCAACCTGCATCAGGCCATGTTCGAGGCGCCCGATGCCGAAACGCCCAAGGGCATGGTCTCCAAGGTCGTGCAGTCCGGCTACAAGATCGGCGAGCGCGTGCTGCGGCCGGCCCTGGTCGGCGTCTCGGCCGGCGCGCCCAAGCCGCAGGAACCCTCGACCCCGGACACCTCCGGCAGCACTCCGTCCGGCCACTGA
- a CDS encoding trimeric intracellular cation channel family protein has protein sequence MLEAAGVAVFALTGALVATRKGMDPFGFILLATVTGVGGGTLRDLLLGRIVFWVRDPSDVLVCSGVALAAWATAYFRPGMLDGWAGKRLLIWADSAGLALFAVAGTLKALDVGISPLSATALGAMTASFGGILRDILAGDRPMVLWSRDFYVTAAAAGAAMTALLSSLVIEPVIVMLVGIVTTFGLRAGSILFGWSFPNLPGSGSS, from the coding sequence GTGCTCGAAGCCGCCGGCGTCGCCGTCTTTGCATTGACTGGCGCGCTGGTCGCGACCCGCAAGGGCATGGACCCGTTCGGCTTCATCCTGCTCGCGACGGTGACCGGCGTCGGCGGCGGCACGCTGCGCGATCTTCTGCTTGGGCGCATCGTCTTCTGGGTGCGCGATCCCAGCGATGTCCTGGTCTGCTCGGGCGTCGCGCTTGCAGCCTGGGCCACCGCCTATTTCAGGCCCGGCATGCTGGATGGCTGGGCCGGCAAGCGCCTGCTGATCTGGGCCGACTCGGCCGGGCTCGCGCTCTTTGCCGTTGCCGGCACGCTGAAGGCGCTCGATGTCGGCATCTCGCCCCTGTCAGCGACCGCGCTCGGCGCGATGACCGCCTCCTTCGGCGGCATCCTGCGCGACATCCTGGCCGGCGACCGGCCGATGGTGCTGTGGAGCCGCGATTTCTACGTCACAGCCGCAGCCGCGGGGGCAGCGATGACCGCGCTTCTGTCGAGCCTGGTGATCGAACCGGTCATCGTCATGCTCGTCGGCATCGTGACCACCTTCGGCCTGCGGGCTGGCTCGATCCTGTTCGGCTGGTCGTTCCCGAACCTGCCGGGCTCGGGATCGTCCTGA
- the dapB gene encoding 4-hydroxy-tetrahydrodipicolinate reductase codes for MRLVVVGAAGRMGRMLIKAIHETPGCVLSAAVERPGSGVVGQDAGVLAGLPACGVDVTDEALPAFVEAEGVLDFTTPDSTVSFAALAAQARIAHIVGTTGLEPQHLAKLEAAARHAAIIRSGNMSLGVNLLAGLVRKVAATLGTDWDIEIVEMHHRMKVDAPSGTAVMLGEAAAEGRAVDLSEARVAVRDGHTGARQPGTIGFAALRGGTVVGDHKVIFAGTGERLELSHIAEDRSLFAQGAVKAALWGRGRKPGLYSMADVLGLDSL; via the coding sequence ATGCGTCTTGTCGTCGTCGGTGCCGCCGGGCGCATGGGCCGGATGCTGATCAAAGCGATCCATGAGACGCCGGGCTGCGTCCTGTCGGCTGCGGTGGAGCGGCCGGGTTCTGGTGTGGTCGGGCAGGATGCCGGCGTGCTTGCCGGCCTGCCGGCCTGCGGCGTCGACGTGACCGACGAGGCCTTGCCGGCCTTCGTCGAGGCCGAGGGCGTGCTCGATTTCACGACGCCTGACTCCACGGTCTCCTTCGCGGCCCTCGCCGCGCAGGCGCGCATTGCCCATATCGTTGGCACCACCGGTCTGGAGCCGCAGCATCTGGCGAAGCTGGAGGCTGCGGCCCGCCATGCTGCCATCATCCGCTCCGGCAATATGAGCCTCGGCGTCAATCTGCTGGCCGGCCTCGTGCGCAAGGTCGCGGCCACGCTCGGCACGGATTGGGACATCGAGATCGTCGAGATGCATCACCGCATGAAGGTCGATGCGCCCTCGGGCACGGCCGTGATGCTGGGCGAGGCGGCGGCAGAGGGCCGTGCGGTCGATCTGAGCGAGGCCCGTGTCGCCGTGCGCGACGGTCACACCGGCGCGCGCCAGCCCGGCACGATCGGTTTCGCGGCGCTGCGCGGCGGCACCGTGGTTGGCGACCACAAGGTGATCTTCGCGGGAACCGGAGAGCGGCTGGAGCTTTCCCACATCGCGGAGGATCGCAGTCTCTTCGCACAAGGGGCGGTCAAGGCCGCGCTCTGGGGCAGGGGCCGCAAGCCCGGGCTCTATTCCATGGCCGATGTGCTCGGGCTCGACAGTCTCTGA
- a CDS encoding Tim44 domain-containing protein, protein MSLISLARRGRAIAFLAGALLIVPVVAEARPGGGKSFGSRGMRTESAPSRTDTAPNGAQPFQRSATPSPAAPMAGAAGGAAAQAARPSMARNLMMGLGAGLLGAGLFGMLSGSGFFSGLASLAGVFGFLMQIALIGGLIWLALRFFRRRSEPQLAGAGAPLPREAYQPQAQNQAARMGMMGGGSAAPQTQPIQLTGEDFNAFERLLTEVNAAYSNEDEAGLRQRVTPEMFGYFDEDLSGNAKKGLVDRVSDVKLLKGDLAEAWREGDADYATVAMRFSLINALYERASGKVVDGNATVAQEVTEHWTFLRERGGAWKLSGIQAAA, encoded by the coding sequence ATGTCTTTGATTTCGCTCGCCCGGCGTGGCCGGGCTATCGCTTTTCTCGCTGGTGCGCTGCTGATCGTCCCCGTTGTCGCTGAGGCGCGGCCTGGCGGTGGCAAGAGCTTCGGCAGCCGCGGCATGCGCACCGAATCGGCGCCTTCGCGCACGGATACGGCCCCCAACGGGGCGCAGCCCTTCCAGCGCAGCGCGACGCCGTCGCCTGCCGCTCCGATGGCGGGCGCCGCCGGCGGAGCCGCCGCCCAGGCGGCCCGGCCTTCGATGGCGCGCAACCTGATGATGGGCCTTGGCGCCGGCCTGCTCGGCGCGGGCCTGTTCGGCATGCTGTCGGGCTCCGGCTTCTTCAGCGGCCTGGCCTCGCTTGCCGGTGTTTTCGGCTTCCTGATGCAGATCGCGTTGATCGGCGGCCTGATCTGGCTGGCGCTGCGCTTCTTCCGTCGCCGTTCCGAGCCGCAGCTCGCCGGCGCCGGCGCTCCGTTGCCGCGTGAGGCTTACCAGCCGCAGGCCCAGAACCAGGCCGCCCGCATGGGCATGATGGGCGGCGGCTCCGCCGCGCCGCAGACCCAGCCGATCCAGCTGACGGGCGAGGATTTCAACGCCTTCGAGCGCCTGCTGACGGAGGTCAACGCGGCCTATTCCAATGAGGACGAGGCCGGCCTGCGCCAGCGCGTCACGCCGGAGATGTTCGGTTATTTCGACGAGGATCTCTCGGGCAATGCCAAAAAGGGCCTCGTCGACCGCGTCTCCGACGTCAAGCTGCTGAAGGGCGACCTCGCGGAAGCCTGGCGCGAGGGCGATGCCGACTACGCCACGGTCGCGATGCGCTTCAGCCTGATCAACGCGCTGTATGAGCGCGCCAGCGGCAAGGTCGTCGATGGCAACGCCACCGTTGCCCAGGAGGTCACCGAACACTGGACCTTCCTGCGCGAGCGTGGCGGCGCCTGGAAGCTCTCGGGGATCCAGGCCGCGGCCTGA
- a CDS encoding amidase, which translates to MQSLRDILRRIAGGEITAADALALSAARIAESEPSIQAFASRPAELVAGAGPLAGIACGVKDIIDTADLPTQMGSVIYEGWRPRSDAPIVMMLKATGATVAGKTHTTAFAASDPAPTRNPHDLGASPGGSSAGSAAGVAAGMVPLAIGTQTGGSVIRPSAYCGVAGIKPSYALLPTVGVKPFSWSLDTLGLMAASADDLGLALATMTGRPELDAAAAELKGLRIGVTRQDFAGAPEEAAEAALQRFCEIATGAGAQIVELESPQALSEAFHAHVPLQGYEATQALAWEYAEHREQIAPKLRAYLDGARSVTPAQYDEARRISRRGRDVARTFFGQVDVVVSYAAPGEAPDTLASTGDARFNRLWTLLGVPCLTIPVMRGPRGLPVGIQVISGFGCDDRVIAAAKALETRVEPTR; encoded by the coding sequence ATGCAGAGCTTGCGCGACATCCTGCGCCGGATTGCAGGGGGCGAGATCACGGCAGCCGATGCGCTGGCGCTGAGCGCTGCGCGGATCGCCGAATCCGAGCCGTCCATCCAGGCCTTCGCCAGCCGCCCGGCCGAGCTTGTCGCGGGGGCGGGTCCGCTTGCCGGCATCGCCTGCGGGGTCAAGGACATCATCGACACAGCCGACCTGCCGACGCAGATGGGCTCGGTGATCTATGAGGGCTGGCGGCCGCGCTCCGATGCTCCGATCGTGATGATGCTGAAGGCGACCGGTGCGACCGTCGCCGGCAAGACCCACACCACGGCCTTCGCCGCCAGCGATCCGGCGCCGACCCGTAACCCCCATGACCTCGGCGCGAGTCCTGGCGGGTCCTCGGCGGGCTCGGCCGCGGGCGTGGCGGCCGGCATGGTCCCGCTCGCCATCGGCACGCAGACCGGCGGCTCGGTGATCCGGCCGAGTGCCTATTGCGGCGTGGCCGGCATCAAGCCGTCCTATGCGCTGCTGCCGACAGTCGGTGTGAAGCCGTTCTCCTGGTCGCTCGACACGCTGGGCCTGATGGCGGCAAGCGCCGATGATCTCGGCCTGGCGCTCGCCACGATGACGGGCCGGCCCGAGCTTGACGCTGCCGCAGCAGAGCTGAAGGGCCTGCGCATCGGCGTGACCCGGCAGGATTTCGCCGGCGCGCCCGAGGAGGCTGCTGAGGCGGCGTTGCAACGCTTCTGCGAGATCGCGACCGGGGCCGGGGCGCAAATCGTCGAGCTCGAAAGCCCGCAGGCCTTGTCGGAAGCCTTTCATGCTCATGTGCCGCTACAGGGCTATGAGGCAACGCAGGCTTTGGCCTGGGAATATGCCGAGCATCGCGAGCAGATCGCGCCGAAGCTGCGCGCCTATCTCGACGGAGCCCGCAGCGTCACGCCGGCGCAGTATGACGAGGCGCGCCGGATCTCGCGGCGTGGCCGCGATGTGGCCCGCACCTTCTTCGGCCAGGTCGATGTCGTGGTGAGCTATGCCGCCCCCGGTGAGGCGCCCGACACGCTGGCCTCGACGGGCGATGCCCGCTTCAACCGGCTCTGGACCCTGCTCGGCGTGCCATGCCTGACGATCCCGGTGATGCGTGGTCCGCGCGGTCTGCCGGTCGGGATTCAGGTCATAAGCGGATTTGGCTGTGATGATCGTGTCATCGCAGCGGCGAAGGCGCTGGAAACGCGTGTTGAACCAACCCGCTAA
- a CDS encoding DUF2798 domain-containing protein: MTGKARFIFPVLMAGVMAFLMTALVTYLNLGFPPDFVAQWLHAFVIAWPCAACAAFLAIPLARRGTALIVKVIGE; encoded by the coding sequence ATGACAGGCAAGGCCCGTTTCATCTTTCCCGTGCTCATGGCCGGCGTCATGGCTTTCCTGATGACGGCGCTGGTGACCTATCTCAATCTCGGCTTCCCGCCGGATTTCGTGGCGCAGTGGCTGCACGCCTTCGTCATCGCCTGGCCCTGCGCGGCCTGCGCCGCCTTCCTCGCGATTCCGCTCGCACGGCGAGGGACCGCCCTCATCGTCAAGGTCATTGGAGAATAG
- a CDS encoding extensin family protein, whose protein sequence is MRRVHLTLIALGVIGAGLAGCGKFQKPQRAAWRDQAEAECLASRQVQLSSYVSLRSKPIDGPGTCGMEKPLKVSAFANGGIGLTSSATLACPVVATTDKWLAEVVQPAAQNVLGAQVIEMRAGSYSCRAMNNGTGTSRTSEHAYGNALDVFSFRLNDGRNITVKDGWRGSPEEQNFLREVFVGACENFSTVLGPGSNVFHYDHIHIDLARHAKGRHICNPVIKYTPNYNLPPPDPARPFRSAEQPREQRDEIGALIAGGPMLRQPGDGLRPPGSVQGGYPVATNRGGQGLDAQRRFIEEPASEPLNQSRYRPQPLPSEQRGPLTLPGSVPPTEEVIVGDDEGTGVLDQEGMEQAKPVITPQNDPFAYSSGRTQRR, encoded by the coding sequence ATGCGACGCGTTCACCTCACCCTCATCGCTCTTGGCGTGATCGGCGCCGGCCTTGCCGGCTGCGGAAAATTCCAGAAGCCGCAGCGTGCGGCCTGGCGCGACCAGGCCGAAGCCGAGTGCCTGGCCTCGCGCCAGGTGCAGCTCTCCTCCTATGTCAGCCTGCGCAGCAAGCCGATCGACGGCCCCGGCACCTGCGGCATGGAAAAGCCGCTCAAGGTTTCCGCCTTCGCCAATGGCGGCATCGGGCTGACGAGTTCGGCCACGCTCGCCTGCCCCGTCGTCGCGACCACCGATAAATGGCTCGCTGAGGTCGTCCAGCCCGCCGCCCAGAACGTTCTCGGCGCGCAGGTCATCGAGATGCGCGCCGGCTCCTATTCCTGCCGCGCCATGAACAACGGCACCGGCACCAGCCGCACCTCCGAACACGCCTATGGCAATGCGCTGGACGTGTTCTCCTTCCGGCTCAATGACGGGCGCAACATCACGGTCAAGGACGGCTGGCGCGGCTCGCCGGAGGAGCAGAACTTCCTGCGCGAGGTGTTCGTCGGCGCCTGCGAGAACTTCTCGACCGTTCTCGGACCCGGCTCGAACGTGTTCCACTACGACCATATCCATATCGACCTGGCCCGGCATGCCAAGGGTCGGCACATCTGCAATCCGGTCATCAAATACACCCCGAACTACAATCTGCCGCCGCCGGATCCGGCGCGACCGTTCCGCTCGGCCGAGCAGCCGCGCGAGCAGCGCGACGAGATCGGGGCGCTCATCGCCGGCGGTCCAATGCTGCGCCAGCCGGGCGACGGCTTGCGGCCGCCGGGCTCGGTGCAGGGCGGCTATCCCGTCGCGACCAATCGCGGCGGCCAGGGCCTCGACGCGCAGCGGCGCTTCATCGAGGAGCCCGCGAGCGAGCCGCTCAACCAGTCGCGCTACCGGCCGCAGCCGCTGCCGAGCGAACAGCGCGGCCCGCTGACCTTGCCGGGTTCGGTGCCGCCGACGGAAGAGGTGATCGTCGGCGACGATGAGGGCACCGGCGTGCTCGACCAGGAAGGCATGGAGCAGGCCAAGCCCGTGATCACGCCGCAGAACGATCCGTTCGCCTATAGCTCGGGGCGGACACAGCGCCGGTAA
- the mepA gene encoding penicillin-insensitive murein endopeptidase: MRALNRRIAAIFVLLSGIVVPALAHAQDTADEEARRRAANIAAFPDAARALFGQKTAPADMRARAIGSYARGCLAGAMALPVDGPSWQVMRLARNRNWGHPVLIDYLEKLAHDVPKINGWPGILVGDISQPRGGPMLTGHASHQIGLDADLWLTPMPRERLDRNERENMPAINMARADWRDIDPKNWTPAQTKLIKTVANEPRVERIFVNPALKVALCREAGSDRAWLNKVRPMWGHNYHFHVRMVCPAGMEGCQGQEPPNFGDGCGEELSGWIERQRAAFFAPKKPRTGPAPKPKPPMSLDALPAECRQVLVSR; this comes from the coding sequence ATGCGCGCCCTGAATCGCCGAATCGCCGCCATCTTCGTCCTGCTCTCGGGCATCGTCGTCCCCGCGCTCGCCCATGCGCAGGATACGGCTGATGAGGAGGCGCGCCGTCGCGCCGCCAATATCGCGGCCTTTCCCGATGCGGCGCGCGCGCTCTTCGGCCAGAAGACCGCGCCGGCGGATATGCGCGCCCGTGCCATCGGCTCCTATGCGCGCGGCTGCCTGGCGGGCGCGATGGCCTTGCCGGTCGACGGGCCGAGCTGGCAGGTGATGCGGCTCGCCCGCAACCGCAACTGGGGCCATCCGGTCCTGATCGACTATCTCGAAAAGCTCGCCCACGACGTGCCGAAGATCAATGGCTGGCCAGGAATCCTGGTCGGCGATATCTCGCAGCCGCGCGGCGGGCCGATGCTGACCGGCCATGCCTCGCACCAGATCGGCCTCGATGCCGATCTCTGGCTGACGCCGATGCCCAGGGAGCGGCTCGACCGCAACGAGCGCGAGAACATGCCGGCTATCAACATGGCCCGCGCCGACTGGCGCGACATCGATCCGAAGAACTGGACGCCGGCGCAGACCAAGCTGATCAAGACCGTCGCCAATGAGCCGCGCGTCGAGCGTATCTTCGTCAACCCGGCACTGAAAGTGGCGCTCTGCCGCGAGGCCGGGAGCGATCGCGCCTGGCTCAACAAGGTCAGGCCGATGTGGGGCCACAACTACCATTTCCATGTCCGGATGGTCTGCCCGGCGGGAATGGAGGGTTGCCAGGGGCAGGAGCCGCCCAATTTCGGCGATGGCTGCGGCGAGGAGCTTTCGGGTTGGATCGAGCGCCAGCGCGCCGCCTTCTTCGCGCCGAAGAAGCCACGCACCGGCCCGGCGCCGAAGCCCAAGCCGCCGATGTCGCTCGACGCGCTGCCCGCCGAGTGCCGGCAGGTACTGGTGTCGCGCTGA
- a CDS encoding tripartite tricarboxylate transporter substrate binding protein encodes MTKSMINRRSMLAALSAGFALPQAAFAQAPWPQGRTIRLIVPFPPGGATDILGRLVADKLGHAWSTNLVVENRPGAGGNIGVDAATRAEPNGDTLLIGSVGLVANPYLYAKVNYDPIKDLSPITMVAMVPNLLVVSKELPVKDTAELVAYARANPGKLSYASSGVGTSIHLAGELFQKLTGTKMVHVPYRGSSQAIQDLIGGRVDLMFDNITSALPQARAGSIRGFGVTTATRSPTAQEFAPIAEVVPGFDVSSWFALFAPSKTPKAIIDRIQADTKTAIADAGVRAKMDLLAAEPVGNTPAELAAFVQSEQKKWGDLIKEVGIRAE; translated from the coding sequence ATGACGAAGTCGATGATCAACCGTCGCAGCATGCTTGCTGCGCTCAGTGCGGGTTTCGCTTTGCCGCAGGCCGCTTTCGCGCAGGCGCCCTGGCCGCAGGGCCGCACGATCAGGCTCATCGTACCGTTCCCGCCCGGCGGGGCGACCGACATTCTGGGCCGGCTCGTGGCCGACAAGCTCGGCCATGCCTGGAGCACGAATCTCGTCGTCGAGAACCGGCCGGGCGCGGGCGGCAATATCGGCGTCGATGCGGCGACGCGGGCCGAGCCGAACGGCGACACGCTATTGATCGGCTCGGTCGGGCTCGTCGCGAACCCCTATCTCTACGCCAAGGTCAATTACGACCCGATCAAGGACCTCAGCCCGATCACCATGGTCGCGATGGTGCCGAACCTGCTCGTGGTCAGCAAGGAGCTGCCGGTCAAGGACACCGCCGAGCTCGTCGCCTACGCCCGAGCCAATCCCGGCAAGCTGAGCTATGCCTCCTCGGGCGTCGGCACCTCGATCCACCTCGCCGGTGAATTGTTCCAGAAGCTGACCGGCACCAAGATGGTGCATGTGCCCTATCGCGGCTCGTCCCAGGCGATCCAGGATCTGATCGGCGGGCGCGTCGACCTGATGTTCGACAACATCACCTCGGCCCTGCCGCAGGCGCGGGCTGGCTCGATCCGCGGCTTCGGCGTCACCACCGCGACACGCTCTCCGACAGCCCAGGAATTCGCTCCGATCGCCGAGGTCGTGCCCGGCTTCGACGTCTCGTCCTGGTTTGCGCTGTTCGCGCCGTCAAAGACGCCCAAGGCGATCATCGACAGGATCCAGGCCGACACCAAGACCGCGATCGCGGATGCCGGCGTCCGCGCCAAGATGGATCTGCTGGCGGCCGAACCCGTCGGCAACACCCCCGCCGAGCTCGCGGCCTTCGTGCAGTCCGAGCAGAAGAAATGGGGCGACCTGATCAAGGAGGTCGGCATCAGGGCCGAATAG
- a CDS encoding DUF3309 family protein — MSTLIIILVLVLLLGGGGYYGHRSYGTTGLGGVLGLVLVIAVILWLLGAIGGVPVRV, encoded by the coding sequence ATGTCCACCCTCATCATCATCCTGGTGCTCGTGCTGCTGCTTGGCGGCGGAGGTTACTACGGCCATCGCAGCTACGGCACGACCGGCCTCGGCGGCGTCCTTGGCCTCGTGCTGGTCATCGCCGTGATCTTGTGGCTGCTCGGCGCGATCGGCGGCGTGCCGGTACGGGTCTGA
- a CDS encoding ornithine cyclodeaminase family protein yields MRLFDNGEIDAALTFPGLIDTLDDAFRSDAALPPRSHHDVKRPDGDPAVLLIMPAWSAPSAEKAYIGTKIVSVFFGNGKRNLPGVMGAYLLMDGNTGQPLAVMDGNRLTLWRTAAASALAARYMASPDASRMLMVGAGGLAPFLVKAHRAVRPLTDIAIWARRPEAAVAVAEELARDGIEARAVIDLEAEARTADIISCATNASEPLIQGKWLKRDAHLDLIGAFTMQMREADAEALNRARVIVDSKKAVDEGGDVAVAIAEGSYSADRIAGTLADLCHGRIAGAAEGGEITLFKSVGVSLEDLAAAVAVWEASAQA; encoded by the coding sequence ATGCGGCTTTTCGACAATGGCGAGATCGACGCCGCCCTGACATTCCCCGGCCTGATCGACACGCTCGACGACGCCTTCCGCAGCGATGCGGCCCTGCCGCCGCGCAGCCATCATGACGTCAAGCGCCCCGATGGCGATCCGGCCGTGCTGCTGATCATGCCGGCCTGGAGCGCGCCCAGCGCGGAGAAGGCCTATATCGGCACCAAGATCGTCTCGGTCTTCTTCGGCAACGGCAAGCGCAACCTGCCCGGCGTCATGGGCGCCTATCTCTTGATGGACGGAAACACCGGCCAGCCCTTGGCGGTGATGGACGGCAACCGCCTGACGCTGTGGCGCACGGCGGCCGCCTCCGCCCTGGCGGCGCGCTACATGGCCAGCCCCGACGCCAGCCGCATGCTGATGGTCGGCGCCGGCGGCCTTGCGCCCTTCCTGGTCAAGGCGCATCGCGCGGTCAGGCCGCTGACCGATATCGCCATCTGGGCGCGCCGGCCAGAAGCCGCCGTCGCCGTGGCGGAAGAGCTTGCGCGTGACGGCATCGAGGCCCGCGCGGTCATCGATCTCGAAGCCGAGGCGCGCACGGCCGATATCATCTCCTGCGCCACCAATGCGAGCGAGCCGCTGATCCAGGGCAAATGGCTGAAGCGCGACGCGCATCTCGACCTGATCGGCGCCTTCACCATGCAGATGCGCGAGGCCGACGCCGAGGCGCTGAACCGCGCCCGCGTCATCGTCGACTCCAAGAAGGCCGTCGATGAGGGCGGCGATGTTGCCGTCGCGATCGCCGAGGGTAGCTATAGCGCCGACAGGATCGCCGGCACGCTGGCCGATCTCTGCCATGGCCGCATCGCCGGCGCGGCGGAGGGCGGCGAGATCACGCTGTTCAAATCGGTCGGCGTCTCGCTGGAGGATCTGGCTGCCGCGGTGGCTGTCTGGGAAGCCTCTGCGCAAGCCTGA
- a CDS encoding LapA family protein: protein MKSFFKALILVPVALAIVLFSVANRKSVPLSFDPFSRDAPVFVFDVPLFAVVLAAIAVGILIGGLASWIAQGKHRKAARRNRREAETLRGEAQMLRAAVPDSALPALTSGRG from the coding sequence ATGAAATCCTTCTTCAAGGCCCTGATCCTGGTTCCGGTCGCGCTGGCGATCGTGCTGTTTTCCGTCGCCAATCGGAAGTCGGTTCCGCTGTCCTTCGACCCGTTCAGTCGCGACGCGCCGGTGTTCGTCTTCGACGTGCCGCTCTTTGCGGTCGTTCTGGCGGCGATTGCGGTCGGCATCCTGATCGGCGGCCTCGCCTCCTGGATCGCCCAGGGCAAGCACCGCAAGGCGGCCCGCCGCAACCGCCGTGAGGCAGAGACGCTGCGCGGCGAGGCGCAGATGCTGCGTGCCGCCGTGCCTGATTCCGCCTTACCGGCGCTGACCAGCGGCAGGGGCTGA
- the ihfB gene encoding integration host factor subunit beta — protein MIKSELVQRIAERNTHLYQRDIENIVTAILDEVVKALARGDRVELRGFGAFSRKARSARVGRNPRTGDAVEVEEKFVPVFKTGKELRLRLNGKA, from the coding sequence ATGATTAAATCTGAACTCGTCCAGCGCATCGCTGAGCGCAACACGCACCTCTACCAGCGCGATATTGAAAACATCGTCACGGCGATCCTCGACGAGGTCGTCAAGGCGCTGGCGCGGGGAGACCGGGTCGAGCTGCGCGGCTTCGGAGCTTTCTCCCGCAAGGCCCGCTCCGCCCGGGTCGGCCGCAACCCGCGCACGGGTGACGCCGTCGAGGTCGAGGAAAAGTTCGTCCCGGTCTTCAAGACCGGCAAGGAGCTTCGGCTGCGGCTGAACGGCAAGGCGTAA
- the sppA gene encoding signal peptide peptidase SppA, whose product MSSDADLLADRRSLRRKLTLWRLFAVLGVLAAAVVAGLAWTGGTTGSLSQAHIARVTISGFISGDRRTLELIKSLEDSKASAVLLKIDSPGGTTSGSEAVFDALRKLAAKKPMVSVVDGLAASGGYIAALGSDRIVARQTSLVGSIGVLFQFPNVGRLLDTVGVKLEEIKSSPLKAAPNGFEPTSPEARAALQSVVDDNYDWFKRLVRERRHLSDPEVAAVSDGRVHSGRQGAVLKLIDEIGGEPEAIAWLEREKGVAKDLAVRDWRRRSESSAYGLWSASEALARAAGFETVASLIARAAEQPIGLRLDAPLALWQPAIEK is encoded by the coding sequence ATGTCGTCCGATGCCGATCTGCTCGCCGACCGCCGCAGCCTCAGGCGAAAGCTGACGCTCTGGCGGCTGTTCGCCGTCCTCGGCGTGCTTGCCGCTGCCGTCGTCGCGGGCCTCGCCTGGACCGGAGGCACGACCGGCTCGCTCAGCCAGGCCCATATCGCACGCGTCACCATTTCCGGCTTCATCTCGGGCGACAGGCGCACGCTCGAGCTGATCAAGTCGCTGGAGGACAGCAAGGCCTCGGCCGTGCTGCTCAAGATCGACAGCCCGGGCGGGACGACCTCGGGCTCGGAGGCCGTGTTCGACGCGCTGCGCAAGCTGGCGGCGAAGAAGCCGATGGTCTCGGTGGTCGATGGCCTGGCGGCCTCGGGCGGCTATATCGCAGCGCTTGGCTCCGATCGCATCGTGGCGCGTCAGACCTCGCTCGTCGGCTCCATCGGCGTGCTCTTCCAGTTCCCCAATGTCGGGCGGCTGCTCGATACGGTTGGCGTCAAGCTCGAGGAGATCAAGTCGAGCCCGCTCAAGGCCGCGCCCAATGGCTTCGAGCCGACCTCGCCGGAGGCGCGCGCCGCGCTCCAGAGCGTCGTCGACGACAATTACGACTGGTTCAAGCGGCTGGTGCGCGAGCGCCGTCATCTCAGCGATCCCGAGGTCGCCGCCGTGTCCGACGGCCGCGTGCATTCCGGCCGGCAGGGCGCGGTTCTGAAGCTGATCGACGAGATCGGCGGCGAGCCGGAAGCCATTGCCTGGCTCGAACGCGAGAAGGGTGTGGCGAAGGATCTTGCGGTCCGCGATTGGCGTCGCCGCAGCGAATCATCCGCTTACGGGCTATGGAGTGCGAGCGAGGCGTTGGCGCGCGCCGCCGGGTTCGAAACCGTGGCGAGCCTTATCGCGCGTGCGGCCGAACAACCGATCGGTTTGCGGCTTGACGCGCCCTTGGCGCTCTGGCAGCCTGCAATCGAAAAATGA